The Haloferax sp. Atlit-12N genome contains a region encoding:
- a CDS encoding phosphate uptake regulator PhoU, which translates to METRKIQQVSNGTFTVSLPREWADGEGISAGTVVNLHTHLDGMLVVQAPECEDDSSMQFTVTVGGSDADGGVDSAGGDFLEQTLRAAYAAGSKQVVIEADGTFDAEQRQAVRRVARNLVGVTITEESDTAVTVRNVLDANEVSIRQSVRQLQFVAVSMHRDATAALTGAAPLDGFAERDNRADRLFAMVDRHFTRGLDRLDEVDALGETRPELFRLHTAARELERVADQAERIAAVASAVSDPLPPAVADEVSELAELVPEALEAAVQVALEGDDPDAAREALVARDRVCEGLADVEQRLFEDVDADADYRFAHALHALERTAEHAGNVAEVGLRTAVRTRNMDEKPAREGGTESAEHTQRA; encoded by the coding sequence ATGGAGACACGCAAGATACAGCAGGTCAGCAACGGGACGTTCACCGTCTCTCTCCCCCGAGAGTGGGCGGACGGCGAGGGCATCTCCGCCGGAACCGTCGTCAACCTCCACACGCACCTCGACGGGATGTTAGTCGTACAGGCTCCCGAGTGCGAGGACGATTCGTCGATGCAGTTCACGGTGACTGTCGGTGGGAGCGACGCGGACGGCGGAGTCGACTCCGCAGGCGGCGACTTCCTCGAACAGACGCTCCGAGCGGCCTACGCCGCCGGGTCGAAACAGGTCGTCATCGAGGCCGACGGGACGTTCGACGCCGAACAGCGACAGGCCGTCAGGCGGGTCGCACGGAACCTCGTCGGCGTGACCATCACGGAGGAGTCGGACACCGCCGTCACGGTTCGGAACGTCCTCGACGCGAACGAGGTCTCCATCCGCCAGTCGGTTCGACAACTCCAGTTCGTCGCCGTCTCGATGCACCGCGACGCGACCGCCGCGCTCACCGGGGCCGCACCCCTCGACGGCTTCGCGGAGCGCGACAACCGCGCCGACCGCCTGTTCGCTATGGTCGACCGGCACTTCACTCGCGGGCTCGACCGCCTCGACGAGGTGGACGCCCTCGGCGAGACGCGCCCGGAACTGTTCCGCCTCCACACTGCGGCCCGCGAGTTAGAGCGCGTCGCCGACCAGGCCGAGCGAATCGCCGCCGTCGCGTCGGCGGTCTCCGACCCTCTCCCGCCGGCGGTCGCCGACGAGGTATCCGAACTCGCCGAACTGGTTCCAGAGGCGCTCGAAGCCGCGGTACAGGTCGCGCTCGAAGGCGACGACCCCGACGCGGCGCGGGAGGCGCTGGTGGCACGCGACCGAGTGTGCGAGGGCCTCGCGGACGTGGAACAACGGCTGTTCGAGGACGTGGACGCCGACGCCGACTACCGGTTCGCGCACGCGCTCCACGCGCTCGAACGAACTGCCGAACACGCCGGTAACGTCGCCGAAGTTGGGCTCAGGACGGCGGTCCGGACCCGAAACATGGACGAAAAGCCCGCCCGCGAGGGCGGCACCGAGTCCGCGGAACACACCCAGCGCGCGTAG
- a CDS encoding pyridoxamine 5'-phosphate oxidase family protein, whose amino-acid sequence MTASTATERIRDAVYHSLTAEFATARDDRPAVVPVTPFFDREREVVVVTAAPAFAGKAEQAAANPRVSLLLREDEGRLHLTGRATVRDVDPEANTAVVERLIRDEPPSPKRRAMVEAADFLGTRLGLLLLDWYGLRILVEIRPTTIDERPTDGTTTVPTWSAAGVDSGEAETYDQMVATVTDDAGYPRSWPVSSATVRDGRLRLTPPDDVTPADGQPACVLVHWHDADLANLEQRLIRGRCRRDARGLVFDPASSFHLRNRTARDRLRFIVDGKRRTRAYFDDRGRTYRPVPRLRTLLEW is encoded by the coding sequence ATGACGGCGTCGACCGCAACCGAGCGGATTCGGGACGCCGTGTACCACTCGCTGACGGCCGAGTTCGCGACGGCCCGCGACGACCGCCCGGCGGTGGTGCCGGTCACGCCCTTTTTCGACCGCGAACGGGAGGTCGTCGTCGTAACGGCCGCGCCGGCGTTCGCGGGGAAGGCCGAGCAAGCGGCGGCCAACCCGCGGGTGTCGCTCCTACTCCGCGAAGACGAGGGTCGATTGCACCTGACTGGGCGGGCAACGGTTCGAGACGTCGACCCGGAAGCGAACACCGCTGTCGTCGAGCGGCTCATCCGCGACGAACCGCCGTCGCCGAAACGGCGGGCGATGGTCGAGGCCGCCGACTTCCTCGGGACGCGGCTCGGACTGTTGCTTCTGGACTGGTACGGGCTCCGAATCCTCGTCGAGATTCGGCCGACTACAATCGACGAGCGGCCGACCGATGGTACGACGACGGTCCCGACGTGGAGCGCGGCCGGCGTCGACAGCGGAGAGGCGGAGACCTACGACCAGATGGTCGCGACCGTCACCGACGACGCGGGGTATCCCCGTAGCTGGCCGGTCTCGTCTGCGACCGTCCGCGACGGTCGGCTCCGGTTGACGCCGCCGGACGACGTGACGCCGGCTGACGGCCAACCTGCGTGCGTCCTCGTCCACTGGCACGACGCGGACCTCGCGAACCTCGAACAGCGACTCATCCGCGGCCGGTGTCGGAGGGACGCGCGCGGACTGGTGTTCGACCCCGCCAGTTCGTTCCACCTGCGGAACCGAACGGCACGGGACCGCCTTCGGTTCATCGTCGACGGCAAGCGTCGGACGCGGGCCTACTTCGACGACCGCGGACGGACGTACAGACCGGTTCCTCGCCTTCGGACGCTCCTCGAGTGGTGA
- a CDS encoding FAD-dependent oxidoreductase has product MSAGSFRVAVLGGGVGGLSAAHELGERGFDVTVYEAKSRLGGKARSFSVPSGDDGHSLPAEHGFRFFPGFYRNLRDTLGRIPRPSRGTVADNLVETDETLIATTTGEEMRSETRTPNTIAEWVAALKPTIGGGEITPAETNYFLRRLLVLLTSCRARRERELDRVSWWEFVDAEAQSPAYRKHLAESTQALVALKPQRGSARTIGQIYAQLMLDQIDPNRPTEAVLNGPTSEVWITPWESYLESLGVSVRTESPVTKIDSDGRRVTGVELAGGERVTADYYVAALPVEVMASLVTPELQLAAPSLGTVGRLDTAWMNGIQFYLTEDLPLVRGHQAYTDSPWALTAISQRQFWDDGPFDIETCADGEIQGVLSAIISDWETPGAVYDKPARECSREEIKTEVWHQLTAHLNRDAERLSAEYLYDWVLDPAIVETGDGMENHEPLLINTVGSLRDRPPAVTDAPNLVLAADYVRTDTDLATMESANEAARRAVGGIVERTGAGAPPPTVWELSEPQLFDPPKRQDEVAFRLGLPHPGEAERGLRSTFRGLRTSGWGLDD; this is encoded by the coding sequence ATGTCAGCAGGCAGTTTTCGAGTCGCCGTTCTCGGGGGAGGGGTCGGTGGGCTGAGCGCGGCGCACGAACTCGGAGAACGCGGCTTCGACGTGACCGTGTACGAGGCCAAATCGCGACTGGGCGGGAAAGCTCGGAGCTTCTCGGTCCCCTCCGGTGACGACGGCCACTCGCTGCCGGCAGAACACGGATTTCGGTTCTTCCCGGGGTTTTATCGAAATCTCCGCGACACGCTCGGCCGAATCCCGCGGCCGTCCAGGGGCACGGTCGCGGACAACCTCGTCGAGACGGACGAGACGCTCATCGCGACGACGACGGGCGAAGAGATGCGCTCCGAGACGCGGACGCCGAACACGATTGCGGAGTGGGTCGCCGCACTCAAACCGACAATCGGCGGCGGCGAAATCACCCCCGCCGAGACGAACTATTTCCTCCGGCGTCTGCTGGTGCTGCTGACGAGTTGCCGGGCGCGCCGCGAACGGGAACTCGACCGCGTGTCGTGGTGGGAGTTCGTCGACGCGGAGGCGCAGTCGCCGGCCTACCGCAAGCACCTCGCCGAGAGCACGCAGGCGCTCGTCGCGTTGAAACCCCAGCGCGGGAGCGCCCGCACTATCGGACAGATATACGCGCAGTTGATGCTCGATCAGATTGACCCCAACCGGCCGACCGAGGCGGTACTCAACGGCCCGACGAGCGAGGTCTGGATTACGCCGTGGGAGTCCTATCTGGAATCGCTGGGCGTGTCCGTCCGCACGGAGTCGCCTGTCACGAAAATCGACTCCGACGGCCGTCGCGTCACTGGCGTCGAACTCGCCGGCGGGGAACGAGTGACCGCGGACTACTACGTGGCGGCGCTTCCGGTCGAGGTAATGGCCTCGTTGGTGACGCCGGAACTGCAGCTGGCGGCCCCGTCGCTCGGGACCGTCGGGCGACTCGACACCGCTTGGATGAACGGGATTCAGTTCTATCTCACCGAGGACCTACCGCTCGTGCGCGGCCATCAAGCGTACACCGACTCCCCGTGGGCGCTGACGGCGATTTCGCAGCGTCAGTTCTGGGACGACGGCCCGTTCGACATCGAGACGTGCGCCGACGGCGAGATTCAGGGGGTCCTCTCCGCGATTATCTCGGACTGGGAGACCCCGGGTGCGGTGTACGACAAGCCGGCCCGCGAGTGTAGCCGCGAGGAGATCAAAACCGAGGTCTGGCACCAACTGACGGCCCACCTCAACCGGGATGCGGAGCGGCTCTCGGCCGAGTACCTGTACGATTGGGTACTCGACCCCGCAATCGTCGAGACCGGCGACGGCATGGAGAACCACGAACCGCTGTTGATTAACACGGTCGGCTCGCTCCGAGACCGGCCCCCGGCGGTGACCGACGCGCCGAACCTCGTGTTGGCGGCCGACTACGTCCGGACGGACACTGACTTGGCGACGATGGAGAGCGCCAACGAGGCAGCCCGCCGAGCCGTTGGCGGCATCGTCGAGCGCACGGGAGCCGGAGCACCGCCGCCGACTGTCTGGGAACTGTCTGAGCCACAACTGTTCGACCCGCCGAAGCGGCAGGACGAAGTCGCGTTTCGGCTGGGGCTTCCACACCCCGGCGAGGCCGAGCGCGGACTGCGGTCGACCTTCCGAGGTCTGCGAACGAGCGGCTGGGGACTGGATGACTGA
- a CDS encoding alanine--glyoxylate aminotransferase family protein: MLMTPGPTAVPPRVRDRLSEPMPNPDIEQSFFDTYDGVCEKLGRVYDTDDDVVVMGGEGILGLEAAIASTVAPGDDVLCVSNGLYGDGFADFVESYGGDPTLVGADYTDSLDLAGVEAALDESEFEVATMVHCETPTGTLNDIAPVLELLHDHGVLTIVDAVSSLGGTPVPSEHIDINLGASQKAFSSPPGLTTVAVSDRAWEVIEDRDLDSLYTNLLPWRDTSEGFPYTHLGANVAALDESLSMLLEAGLDSVYERHEEAAVHCRERGADLGLDLYPGADRSAPTVTAFHLPGEAKRVQAELEAEHDIVLATGLADLADDILRVGHMGYNADVEKVDRVMDALATVV; encoded by the coding sequence ATGCTGATGACACCCGGCCCCACGGCCGTTCCGCCGCGGGTCCGCGACCGACTGAGCGAGCCGATGCCGAACCCCGACATCGAGCAGTCCTTCTTCGACACCTACGACGGCGTCTGCGAGAAACTCGGGCGCGTCTACGACACCGACGACGACGTGGTCGTCATGGGCGGCGAGGGCATCCTCGGCCTCGAAGCCGCTATCGCCTCCACGGTCGCCCCCGGCGACGACGTGCTCTGCGTCTCGAACGGCCTCTACGGCGACGGCTTCGCCGACTTCGTCGAGAGCTACGGCGGCGACCCGACGCTCGTCGGTGCCGACTACACCGACTCGCTCGACCTCGCTGGCGTCGAAGCGGCGCTCGACGAGAGCGAGTTCGAGGTCGCCACGATGGTCCACTGCGAGACGCCGACGGGCACGCTCAACGACATCGCGCCGGTGCTCGAACTCCTCCACGACCACGGCGTGTTGACTATTGTCGACGCCGTCTCCTCGCTCGGCGGGACGCCCGTCCCGAGCGAACACATCGACATCAACCTCGGTGCGTCCCAGAAGGCGTTTAGCTCGCCGCCGGGACTGACGACAGTCGCCGTCAGCGACCGCGCGTGGGAGGTCATCGAGGACCGCGACCTCGACTCCCTCTACACGAATCTCCTGCCGTGGCGCGACACGAGTGAGGGCTTCCCGTACACCCACCTCGGCGCGAACGTCGCCGCCCTCGACGAGTCGCTGTCGATGCTCCTCGAAGCGGGCCTCGATTCCGTCTACGAGCGCCACGAGGAGGCCGCCGTGCACTGCCGCGAGCGCGGGGCCGACCTCGGACTCGACCTCTACCCCGGCGCCGACCGGAGCGCCCCGACGGTGACGGCGTTCCACCTCCCCGGCGAGGCGAAACGCGTCCAAGCGGAACTCGAAGCCGAACACGACATCGTCCTCGCGACCGGGCTCGCCGACCTCGCCGACGACATCCTCCGGGTCGGCCACATGGGCTACAACGCCGACGTGGAGAAGGTCGACCGCGTGATGGACGCGCTCGCGACCGTCGTCTGA
- a CDS encoding AIR synthase family protein: protein MGKLSPADLDRYVFSRTGAPNDDLLVGAGYGEDAAAVGTDEGTMVVSTDPISLAAERIGTLGVAIASNDVAACGGVPEWLVSTVLLPEPDVDLLDDITAQLDAEASRLGISIIGGHTETVAGLSRPLLSLTCMGPTDRYVPTSGAEPGDSVVLTKGAGIEGTAVLATDFRADLDAAGVDSETVDRAAGFFDDISVLPESAVLAPAATAMHDPTEGGVLNGLVELACASGVSIEVDTDDVPVRPETRTLCDAMGVDPMRILGSGVLLAAVPEDEADDTLAALDAEGIEATVVGTVEAADDGANADTDSAAPAPGVVYDGSHYADGVEDDMYDLWD from the coding sequence ATGGGCAAACTCTCACCTGCGGACCTCGACCGCTACGTCTTCTCGCGGACGGGGGCCCCCAACGACGACCTGCTCGTCGGGGCGGGCTACGGCGAGGACGCCGCCGCCGTCGGCACCGACGAGGGAACGATGGTCGTCAGCACCGACCCCATCTCGCTCGCCGCCGAACGAATCGGCACCCTCGGCGTCGCCATCGCCAGCAACGACGTGGCCGCCTGCGGGGGCGTCCCCGAATGGCTCGTGAGTACCGTCCTCCTCCCCGAACCGGACGTGGACCTCCTCGACGACATCACCGCCCAACTCGACGCGGAGGCGAGCAGACTCGGCATCAGCATCATCGGCGGCCACACCGAGACAGTCGCCGGCCTCTCGCGCCCGCTCCTCTCGCTTACCTGCATGGGACCGACCGACCGATACGTCCCGACGAGCGGCGCAGAACCCGGCGACTCGGTGGTTCTCACCAAGGGGGCCGGCATCGAGGGCACCGCCGTCCTCGCCACCGACTTCCGCGCCGACCTCGATGCTGCCGGCGTCGATTCCGAGACGGTCGACCGCGCCGCGGGCTTCTTCGACGACATCAGCGTCCTGCCCGAGTCCGCGGTGCTCGCGCCCGCCGCAACCGCGATGCACGACCCGACCGAGGGCGGCGTCCTCAACGGGCTGGTCGAACTCGCCTGCGCCTCGGGCGTCAGCATCGAGGTCGATACCGACGACGTGCCCGTCCGGCCCGAGACGCGGACGCTCTGTGACGCGATGGGCGTCGACCCGATGCGGATTCTCGGCTCCGGCGTGCTCCTCGCGGCGGTCCCCGAAGACGAGGCCGACGACACACTCGCCGCGCTCGACGCCGAGGGAATCGAGGCGACGGTCGTCGGAACCGTCGAAGCGGCGGACGACGGCGCGAACGCGGATACGGACTCGGCCGCTCCGGCCCCGGGCGTCGTCTACGACGGGAGTCACTACGCCGACGGCGTCGAAGACGACATGTACGACCTCTGGGACTGA
- a CDS encoding cobyrinic acid a,c-diamide synthase — MRGVVVAGTASGVGKTVTTLAVCRALEREGYAVQPAKAGPDFIDPSHHAAIVGKPSRTLDPWLEGEDGMRRTYARGEGDICVVEGMMGLYDGDTSTARVAALLDLPVVLVADARAGMQSVAATAYGFRTYADRMGIDADVAGVIASRAHGGRHAEGIRDALPEELPYLGRIPPSDDLEIPERHLGLHLGDEAPLSDEALDAAAEGIRADALAEVAREPEWDTGEFEAGIRAESSQTPDSDGPTVAVARDEAFCFVYPSTLERLESLGTVSYFSPVAGDDLPDCDGVYLPGGYPERFAADLASSPTLPALADRAADDLPVFGECGGLMALTESLTTTDGDTHEMAGILPADVTMQDRYQALDHVELRATDGTLTADAGETLRGHEFHYSSADPATDARFAFDVERGSGIDGREGLTEYRTLGTYAHVHPESGAFDRFVSRLTD; from the coding sequence ATGAGAGGCGTCGTCGTCGCCGGCACGGCCTCCGGCGTCGGGAAGACGGTCACGACGCTCGCGGTGTGCCGCGCGCTCGAACGAGAGGGGTACGCGGTCCAACCAGCCAAGGCCGGTCCCGACTTCATCGACCCCTCGCACCACGCGGCAATCGTCGGAAAGCCGTCGCGGACGCTCGACCCGTGGCTCGAAGGGGAAGACGGCATGCGCCGGACCTACGCCCGCGGCGAGGGCGACATCTGCGTCGTCGAGGGCATGATGGGCCTCTACGACGGCGACACCTCGACGGCCCGCGTCGCCGCCCTCCTCGACCTCCCCGTGGTCCTCGTCGCGGACGCGAGAGCCGGGATGCAGAGCGTCGCGGCGACGGCCTACGGCTTCCGGACCTACGCGGACCGGATGGGAATCGACGCCGATGTGGCCGGCGTCATCGCCTCCCGCGCCCACGGCGGCCGCCACGCCGAGGGCATCCGCGACGCGCTTCCCGAGGAACTGCCGTATCTCGGTCGAATCCCGCCGAGCGACGACCTCGAAATCCCGGAGCGCCACCTCGGCCTCCACCTCGGCGACGAGGCCCCGCTGTCCGACGAGGCGCTCGACGCCGCGGCCGAGGGTATTCGCGCCGACGCGCTCGCGGAAGTGGCGCGGGAACCGGAGTGGGACACCGGGGAGTTCGAAGCGGGCATTCGAGCCGAGTCGTCCCAAACACCGGATTCGGACGGTCCGACGGTCGCCGTCGCCCGCGACGAGGCGTTCTGTTTCGTCTACCCGTCCACGTTGGAGCGATTGGAATCACTCGGCACAGTCTCGTACTTCTCGCCGGTCGCCGGCGACGACCTCCCCGACTGCGACGGCGTCTACCTCCCCGGCGGCTACCCCGAGCGGTTCGCCGCGGACCTCGCGTCGTCGCCGACGCTCCCGGCCCTCGCCGACCGGGCCGCCGACGACCTGCCGGTGTTCGGCGAGTGCGGCGGCCTGATGGCGCTCACCGAGTCGCTGACGACGACCGACGGCGACACCCACGAGATGGCCGGCATCCTCCCCGCCGACGTGACGATGCAAGACCGGTATCAGGCGCTCGACCACGTGGAACTCCGCGCGACCGACGGGACGCTGACCGCCGACGCGGGCGAGACGCTCCGCGGCCACGAGTTCCACTACTCGTCGGCGGACCCGGCGACGGACGCCCGGTTCGCCTTCGACGTGGAGCGCGGTTCCGGCATCGACGGCCGCGAGGGACTCACCGAGTACCGAACCCTCGGCACCTACGCGCACGTCCACCCCGAGAGCGGGGCGTTCGACCGCTTCGTCTCGCGGCTGACGGACTGA
- a CDS encoding cob(I)yrinic acid a,c-diamide adenosyltransferase, translated as MTDAPDGTPETDDETSPDSVRANTPGRGVRPEAAAIEPAAPDDFGLVQVWWGDGKGKTTAAMGMGFRAAGHGYRVHMLQFLKGGADSVEAVRGEYNAIAAMPGFSFENLGHYGWAGMADGSDDADHEAQVAAGLDRARELIDAAADADLSNPLDLDGPPENGVHFLIIDELLYAVAMGLLDEEDVLDLVERKPENLELVLTGSHEEPTYMYDAADLVTNVRKEKHPIDAGQRARKGTEY; from the coding sequence ATGACCGACGCACCCGACGGAACCCCCGAGACAGACGACGAGACCAGCCCCGACTCGGTTCGGGCGAACACCCCCGGCCGCGGCGTCCGCCCCGAAGCGGCCGCCATCGAACCCGCCGCGCCCGACGACTTCGGCCTCGTGCAGGTGTGGTGGGGCGACGGCAAGGGCAAGACCACGGCCGCGATGGGCATGGGCTTCCGCGCCGCCGGCCACGGCTACCGCGTCCACATGCTCCAGTTCCTGAAGGGCGGCGCGGACTCCGTCGAGGCCGTCCGCGGGGAGTACAACGCCATCGCGGCGATGCCCGGCTTCTCCTTCGAGAACCTCGGCCACTACGGCTGGGCCGGCATGGCCGACGGGAGCGACGACGCCGACCACGAGGCGCAGGTCGCCGCCGGTCTCGACCGCGCCCGCGAACTCATCGACGCCGCGGCCGACGCCGACCTCTCGAATCCCCTCGACCTCGACGGCCCGCCCGAGAACGGCGTCCACTTCCTCATCATCGACGAACTCCTCTACGCCGTTGCGATGGGGCTGCTCGACGAGGAAGACGTGCTCGACCTCGTGGAGCGAAAGCCCGAGAACCTCGAACTCGTGTTGACCGGGAGCCACGAGGAGCCGACCTACATGTACGACGCCGCGGACCTCGTGACCAACGTCAGAAAGGAGAAACACCCCATCGACGCCGGCCAGCGCGCGAGAAAAGGGACCGAATACTGA
- a CDS encoding LeuA family protein, with protein sequence MAASEPVLLDVTCREGEQRPGASYTTEQKVAAVRALSDLGVDYVQVGFPIAGEQTGAVCDAVDVETKLTGIARAVPKDVEAAVDAGVDVIDVFAPTSERQRTELLGKDEDELRSLVGETVDSATETGLEVHFTAMDGFRTDPAFLDDLFDSIDATYLTIADTVGSKTPFEVSSFLHDLDTDPTRLGVHFHDDLGVATANALTAVAHDVQKVDVSVGGIGERAGNVPVEEFVVAAETSRAVNRPALDPSTLIPRANDVLTALGESVPAEKSVLGADVFSHESGLHTAAMLDDPATFEPFDPVVFGGSRTLYFGPQSGTGAARRLLARVGDDDPGEARVAALVETLRSLDEPVPTDEALDIARRL encoded by the coding sequence ATGGCCGCCTCGGAGCCGGTCCTCCTCGACGTGACCTGCCGCGAGGGCGAACAGCGACCCGGCGCGTCATACACGACGGAGCAGAAGGTCGCAGCCGTGCGCGCGCTTTCCGACCTCGGTGTCGACTACGTGCAGGTCGGCTTCCCCATCGCGGGCGAACAGACCGGAGCGGTCTGCGACGCCGTCGACGTGGAGACGAAGCTGACGGGCATCGCCCGGGCCGTTCCGAAAGACGTCGAGGCCGCGGTCGACGCCGGCGTCGACGTCATCGACGTGTTCGCGCCGACCAGTGAGCGACAGCGGACCGAACTGCTCGGCAAAGACGAGGACGAACTGCGCTCGCTCGTCGGTGAGACGGTCGATTCTGCGACCGAGACCGGACTCGAAGTCCACTTCACCGCGATGGACGGCTTCCGGACCGACCCCGCGTTCCTCGACGACCTGTTCGACTCGATAGACGCGACGTACCTCACTATCGCGGACACCGTGGGCTCGAAGACGCCGTTCGAGGTGTCGTCGTTCCTCCACGACCTCGACACCGACCCGACCCGCCTCGGCGTCCACTTCCACGACGACCTCGGCGTCGCGACCGCTAACGCGCTCACCGCGGTCGCCCACGACGTGCAGAAGGTGGACGTGTCGGTCGGCGGTATCGGCGAGCGCGCCGGCAACGTCCCCGTCGAGGAGTTCGTCGTCGCGGCCGAGACGAGCCGCGCCGTGAACCGCCCCGCGCTCGACCCCTCGACGCTCATCCCTCGGGCGAACGACGTGTTGACGGCGCTCGGCGAGTCGGTGCCGGCGGAGAAATCGGTGCTCGGCGCGGACGTGTTCTCCCACGAGTCCGGGCTCCACACGGCGGCGATGCTGGACGATCCGGCGACGTTCGAGCCGTTCGACCCGGTCGTCTTCGGCGGGTCGCGGACGCTCTACTTCGGTCCGCAGAGCGGGACCGGCGCGGCCCGACGGCTCTTGGCGCGCGTCGGCGACGACGACCCCGGCGAGGCGCGGGTCGCGGCGCTCGTCGAGACGCTCCGGTCGCTGGACGAACCGGTGCCGACCGACGAGGCGCTGGACATCGCTCGGCGGCTCTGA
- a CDS encoding CaiB/BaiF CoA-transferase family protein, protein MSGDSADSAERAKSAESTETAADATGSATASASSGLPLDGVRVLELGHIIAGPFCSMLLADLGADVIKVEHPKGGDLIRGSSPVGNSSFNYVNRDKRSLTLDLKSDAALDAFFDLLDETDVVVENYAPGTAERLGIGYEQLRETHPGLVYCSIKGFNPGPYESYPALDPIAEALSGLMSVTGHEGMPPVRSGTSIADMAASFYGAIAVLGALYRRDRTGEGSKVTAPLFESTVSMMGYWLAYTEAYDDVPGPMGASHPNWAPYDVFETADDEWVFIGPSGERQWTALCEALGLDLHEDDRFDTLPDRRENLDELMDLLRAECETLPAADLVAGLREVGVPVAKVNSMDEVAADPHLRATDFFTEVETAEGTSRSVSVPRFPVVASGFDRPESTDPPKLGEHTEAILSSLGYDDADIDALRRAGGV, encoded by the coding sequence ATGAGCGGCGACAGCGCCGACAGCGCCGAGCGCGCCAAGAGCGCCGAAAGTACCGAGACTGCCGCGGACGCGACCGGCTCTGCGACCGCGTCGGCGTCGTCCGGGCTCCCGCTCGACGGCGTGCGCGTCCTCGAACTCGGCCACATCATCGCCGGGCCGTTCTGCTCGATGCTCCTCGCCGACCTCGGCGCGGACGTCATCAAAGTCGAACACCCGAAGGGCGGCGACCTCATCCGCGGGTCGTCGCCGGTCGGAAACAGCTCGTTCAACTACGTCAACCGGGACAAGCGGAGCCTCACGCTCGACCTCAAGTCCGACGCGGCGCTCGACGCGTTCTTCGACCTGCTCGACGAGACCGACGTGGTCGTCGAGAACTACGCGCCGGGGACCGCAGAGCGACTCGGCATCGGCTACGAGCAGTTGCGAGAGACGCATCCGGGCCTCGTCTACTGCTCCATCAAGGGGTTCAACCCCGGTCCCTACGAGTCGTACCCCGCGCTCGACCCCATCGCGGAGGCGCTGTCGGGGCTGATGAGCGTCACCGGCCACGAGGGGATGCCCCCGGTCCGGTCGGGCACGAGCATCGCCGACATGGCGGCGTCGTTCTACGGCGCGATAGCGGTCCTCGGGGCGCTCTACCGCCGCGACCGGACCGGCGAGGGGTCGAAGGTGACCGCGCCGCTGTTCGAGTCCACCGTCTCGATGATGGGCTACTGGCTCGCGTACACCGAGGCCTACGACGACGTGCCGGGGCCGATGGGCGCGTCGCACCCCAACTGGGCACCCTACGACGTGTTCGAGACGGCCGACGACGAGTGGGTGTTCATCGGCCCCTCCGGCGAGCGCCAGTGGACCGCGCTCTGCGAGGCGCTCGGTCTCGACCTCCACGAGGACGACCGGTTCGACACGCTCCCGGACCGCCGGGAGAACCTCGACGAACTCATGGACCTGCTCCGCGCCGAATGTGAGACGCTCCCCGCGGCCGACCTCGTCGCCGGCCTGCGCGAGGTCGGCGTCCCCGTCGCCAAGGTGAACTCGATGGACGAGGTCGCGGCGGACCCGCACCTGCGGGCGACCGACTTCTTCACCGAGGTCGAGACCGCCGAGGGAACGTCGCGGTCGGTCAGCGTCCCGCGGTTCCCCGTCGTCGCCAGCGGCTTCGACCGCCCCGAATCGACCGACCCGCCGAAGCTCGGCGAGCACACCGAGGCCATCCTCTCGTCGCTCGGCTACGACGACGCCGACATCGACGCGCTCCGGCGCGCGGGAGGGGTCTGA